A stretch of DNA from Paramormyrops kingsleyae isolate MSU_618 chromosome 15, PKINGS_0.4, whole genome shotgun sequence:
AATATGCTGGAGTTAGTTCACAGCGCTTGGCCCATCTGGTCTCCCTGTATGGGGCTCTGCTTCCATCTCCGCAACCAGAGATTGCAGGTTCACCTCTTCTTTATATTACACCAGACATCTGATATGTCCGTAGGACATGTGACTATGCATTAGGCCTGCTTTTGCTCCACCGCTGGCTCAGACGGTCTTTGGATTACCCACCTCCACTGCTAAATTTCGGACAAAGCGTCCTGTTTGCTCTGCAGGCCCAATAAAGCGGGTTATTCCTGGGGTCAGCGGCGGCCCAAACTTCATCTAAACACTGGGTCAGAGGGGTGCAGTGCTTGCACTGCAATAAGATTATTCTGAAGATTCTCCCAGGGTGTCCTAGAATATTCATTCACCTTTTaagaacaaaaataaataaaggctCTGCAGAGTTGGGCCACCATGGTTACACGGTACCTAAGATGAAACAGGCCCCTTAATCCTTGGGCTGGGATTACCAGGGGATCGACCCAGAATGCATTGTCTTTAGGGAGACAACACGGAGGAGATGAGAATTGGGGTGGTGCAGTTTTAAATGGGAATTTTAGTTTGAgtagggaagggggggggggtgtggatcATAAGAATAAAGAGCTACAAGAAAAGGATCAAAGGCAAATGCGTAGGAATTAAGaatcctttaaaaaaaacatggcgCCGGAGGGAGAAGATGGCACAGACCTGAAGAACAGAGGGAGAACTTCTACGTGGCAAAACATAAAAACGGATATAGGAAAACATCTTTACTTTTGTGAGAGAACTGATTTAAGTATTTCTTAGATAAGAATGGCAGTGAGGGAGAATAAATGACAGGATGTGTGTAACAAGAATCTGAGAATCACTTTTTACGAAGAAAAAGAGAAGTAAGAAATTCAGTCTATAATTAAATTTGCCCGTTATCTTCTGATGAGATTCTTATACTTTCTGATGAATTGGAATCCAAATATGGAATGGTAACTGGAACACTTGTGTAACATGGTAATGCTGAAGGCTTATCTGCTTATCTATTTATTCTTTCattcattatttgtttgtttgtttgtttgtgtattaTCTTTTATGACAGCACCATCTGCAGTACCTACTGTACACCTGATGGGGGCTACAGCCAGCACTATGAGCTTATCCTGGTTGCCTCCAGAAAAACCCAATGGGATTATCTTGGATTATGAGATCAAGTACCGCGAGAAGGTGAGCGACAATGCAAAACAATGGTGATAATTTTATTGTATCGGTTTTTGTCTTTTAtggattcattttttttctttttagcgaATATTTTTTGACAGTTTTTGTTTCAGCTTTTTTCCTCTTTGCTCTTCCTCTCTCAACCTTTGAAGAATAAATCCAAAACACTGGGAGAAAACTGACAGGAGATTTACATTTTAGAGGAGAAATGATTGCCATATCTGCATTTGAATAGTGCTAAAGTTGCAAATTAACTGCAGAGAAATTCTCGTCGAATATCGTAGAAGGGGAAGGGGTGGATGACTGCTGTCTCTCTTGCTCCAGGACCAGGGAGAGGCCATTGCGCACACGATGACTGCACAGCGCAGCTCTGCCAGGATAGAGGGCCTGAAAGCAGGAACGCCGTACATCGTGCAGGTTCGAGCACGAACCGTTGCCGGCTACGGCCGCTACAGCAGCCCGGCGGATTTCAGCACCAACTTGCAGAGTGAGTTCCCTGTTTCCGGAAACGGCATTATACTTAAAATAACACTATTCTATGCATGCTGTCTTTTGTAGTTCCTGTTGTTTTTCAGCTCATAACAGGTTCTAAATATATCGAGGGAGCTAACCAGGTCATAGATAGGAGATCACGTTAACTATGTAGCATATTTCCAAAGTAACGTACAACTTGCGCAATTTTTAAGCTTGCATCACGGTATATTATCACTGTATGAATGCGTACGAGATTGCCTATAAGCACCTCCATGATTGAATTCAGTAGGGAGAGAACCTTACCACAAAGCATTTTGCCAAAGGCCCCTAAAACCTGGAGCAGCTCAGAATGTATGATTAAGCATTATGAGCCTTCAAAGAGATCCACAGCAAACAAATGGCAAGATATTATACAACAGAATGTGCATATTGGGATTTTTTCCATCTTAAAGATCAGTGGAACTGGCCGCCACAGACGCATGTTTTTTGTTAGTTCTCTTTGCAGTCAATGACCCCTTTCATCCCTTCTGTAACCTCAGGGGACCCGGAAAAGTCCCTGCAAGAACAGCTGCCCCTCATCGTGGGCTCTGCCACTGCCGGTCTGGTCTTCATCATTGCCGTTGTTGTCATCGCCATTGTCTGCTTGAGGTGAGGACCTCCGAAGACCTCACACCGCACCGGGCAGCCCGAGGATAAATCGCATCTAGGGGACATTCATTAATTCAGAAGTTTCTCCCATCGAAATTACCGGTTTCATATTAATATCTTTTCCTCAGATCGAACATGCATAAATTTTTATTAATTCCAAATACACTTAAATACACCTTTTGAGTTTTTGTCCTTTTTCAGGTTCTGATTAGTTTCTCCCAGGCAAGCCTGAAGTACAGGGCACCATATTAAAATGCCTtctgtagatatctgaaatcaatttttaaaatttcacatCTTGATGTTTTTAACACATGCCAGATGAACTCCCTTAACAGTCCTGCTCTCATtaattgtatattatatatggCTTTGAATCAGCTATATCTGGACCATTGCTAAGGTTTAAATTTGAGCAGAGCTGCACTTTGCTCTCTCTCATACAGCCTCTGTAACACAGTTTCCTCTGCCATAAAGTCTCATTTGACACAGTCCCTGCAAGTTTCATGTCAGTTTGAAATTGTCTGTCCGCTAGCGGCTGTCAGGAAAACCGTTACGTCATGTGTGCGTGAGAGCATCACATAGTTTTTGTACAACAAACTGAAGCTGCAATCTTGTGGCTGAAATGGCAGACATCTAGATGACCCAGAAGGGAAATTGCTATTGTCCCCTTAAGGCGGTTCTTCTGAAAACACTCGGATCTACATGGGTAACTTCTATGAATAGACCTTctggaaaaaaatccataaccAAAATAGTAAACGAATATAATTGTGGTTGAGGTAGCATGACCGATCTTGAACAAAGCCGTAGTAACAACAGTAATAGCAAGAAGAAGTTGAAGGTGACTTGTTCCTAGGAAGATCTTTGGGTTTATAATACGCGTCTTGAACTCGTTAGAGCTGAATGGGCTCCTCACTGGCACGCAGTGCCGTACTTGCGAACACTGTCCACTGGGTCTCCTTCTGGCGGCTGCCTGGCGTTTGCCGATGCAGTTCACATCAAGCACCCTACTGGAAATGATTGCTCCTTTGCTCTAGATTAAGTAACCTTCTCCCacacttttattttctttcatcATTCCACTGTGTTTCTGTTTCGTAGTGTGTTTGTGAAACAGAGGCCTTGGCATATTCTGGAACTGCATTTGAATTGTAAATGAGATGTAAATTACCAGCGGGTATTATTGCCCCGGTTACTGGTTAGACAACAAAAGAACCGCATTAACATCTAATTTCAGCagcccttacccccccccccccttccattaATAGACCGGTACTgaagaaagaaaaattaaatgggggaaaaaataaactgCAGCATTTGAGAGTGTACAGTGGAGTGGGTTAAACAGAACAGTTAAGATTCATTGTGACGTTCATTGCTTGAAATCTTACTTATGGAAACCTTTTCAGTCACTTATTTTAAGTTGCTGTCAAACACCGGCTTTATGACATCATTTGCTTCGGGGCCTTCTTAATCTCAGTAGTTAAGGTGCTTAAGACAGAAAGTTTGCTTTTTTAGTATTGAAAAATTCATTTTAGTTTTATATTTCTTACAATAGCTGTCACGGAAATTTAAGAATAATGATCATGTGACTGAATCTGTGTGTTCTTACCGTAGGAAGCAACGCAATGGCTCAGAGTCTGAGTATACAGAGAAATTACAGCAGTATAGTAAGTTATCCTCATCTTCATTACacatgtttaaatgtttaaaaatccATATTGTAATGTTTTGCTTTGTCATGAGGATACGTAATTGGGTTAGTAACTAGATAAATTATTCTTTCAATGATCAAGGTTCAATGTATTGCTTTGCGTTCCGCACAGTTACTCCTGGAATGAAGGTGTACATTGACCCATTTACCTACGAGGATCCGAATGAAGCTGTCCGCGAGTTTGCCAAAGAAATTGACATCTCCTGTGTGAAGATCGAGGAGGTCATCGGGGCAGGTAACCCATGCGAGGTCCTCAGCGTTAGGGCGAGGACGACTAGACACTTTCAGGCCATAACATTAGAAGGTCACTCCATCACTTCATGGACCTTTAGCTGCCCTCACTGTGATGGCATCTTCAGAATTCCAGTTCAGCTCCTGTCTAATGTTACTTATATCGGTGTTtccttggggacccactgtCGGTCCGTGTTCtcttccctcccagctccctgccagacagtccacatttttgctccctaccagctccctgccagacagtccacatttttgctccctaccagctccctgccagacagtccacatttttgcaatcTCCCTacgggagctgggaaggagcaaaaacatggactgtctgttgGCCCGccaggaccagattgggaaacactgacttacAGTGGTACATTCTGTTCTCCAAGGTTAAAATTATGTCTAGTTGGCCTAATTGGATATTTCATTTGCACTTATGCTTACATCCATCCCCTTTGTGGAGCAGACTGCGGTCTTTATTAATCTTCATCCTGGTAACATGGTGGTGGTTGTTAGAGGCTGTAGGATTGCAGTATCCCAGCACCAGCCACCACTGTCCGTGAAGATTTGAGAAGGAATGGAAGGCAAATGCAACTTGCCCCCTTGCTCATCTAACATCAACTGCTGCCCCTAGTACCTTTAGAGTTCTAGGCGTACCTTTAGTGACAAATCcaccctctcctcctctctccttgcCTATTTTCTGCCTCCTTACCTGCACATATGCATCCACGTAGGCTCCAGACAGAATCCCCGTAGAACTGCCAAGCTTCTGTCCCCGCCCCGTAATACCTCTCCCTCCTTCTTCCCCTCTGATGCCTAACAACATCCACCCCCTTCATCCCTTCTTCTCCCCCGCTTTAACTTCACGCCCTCAGCTACGTCTTCCACGTTTTATTTGCACTATAGCACTATAGCCCAGCCCCCCCTGCATCCTGCCTGCCAGCTGGGCTCTTGCTGATCTCACAGCCCCTTGCTCCTTAGTTCTAACCAGTGACTTTCCCTTTAATTttttccctcactctcctccaCTCTTTCCCCTCCACTTTctcctttctctttttttttttttgccacgtTCTTCTCTCTCAGGAGAGTTTGGCGAAGTCTGCCGTGGCCGACTCAAGCAGCCTGGCCGTCGGGAAATTATCGTGGCCATCAAGACGCTGAAGGCGGGCTACACGGAGCGGCAGAGGCGGGACTTCCTGAGCGAGGCCAGCATCATGGGCCAGTTCGACCACCCCAACATCATCCGCCTGGAGGGCGTGGTCACCAAGAGCCGGCCGGTCATGATTGTCACAGAGTTTATGGAGAACGGTGCGCTGGACTCATTTCTCAGAGTAAGACGACCTACAGCCTGCAGTTATAAACCCCTCTCTTCATCTCATGTCTCAAGAAAGCTCTCAACAGATATTTTTGTCATAAGCAGTTTTCAAGAATCAGCTCTAAATATTACTGCCACAATTTCTCATCAACATAAACCATAGTCTGTGAATGCTGTCTAGCtgaggagagcaagatggggtataTAAAAAGGACCTAGTTTCACCATGGGGATAATAACACACCTGCATTCTAGTCTGGTTTTGAATCCATACAACAATATAGAAGCAGTTTGCCcatattttattctatttaacAAGGCCCTAACCCTACTGCTATATGGCTCTGACAAACACGCTCTCTTTCTCTGACATTTAAAGGGGAGTTCGACAATAAATCAGTGCCTCACAGGAATATTAAGCGAGTAATGACTGAGAGTAGGAGAGAATGAAGGACAGAGATCTCTGGATTGGATGAGTGTGTTTTATGAGCTTCGGGTTTCCTTCTCAGATGAACGATGGGCAGTTCACCGTGATCCAGCTGGTGGGGATGCTGAGGGGCATCGCGGCCGGGATGAAGTATCTGTCTGATATGAACTATGTCCACCGAGACCTTGCTGCCCGCAATATTCTGGTCAACAGCAACTTAGTCTGCAAGGTGTCTGACTTTGGCCTGTCCCGGTTTTTGGAGGACAACACCACAGACCCCACCTACACGAGCTCACTGGTCAGTTTCCCTTTCATTTATGCGTACTTATGAATAGCATTAGCGCTGCTTGTATGTAGCTCGGCTTCTGacagcatgtttgtgtgtgcaggGGGGAAAGATTCCAATTCGCTGGACAGCACCCGAGGCCATTTCTTACAGGAAGTTCACCTCAGCCAGTGACGTGTGGAGTTACGGAATCGTGATGTGGGAAGTGATGTCATACGGTGAACGTCCATACTGGGACATGAGCAATCAGGATGTGAGTGAGACATGTGCTCACCTGCTTTTTTTGCGGTAATTTCTTTCATCCCTTCATGAATCTCGATCGTTGACTTTGTcccgtctccccccccccccccccccccaggtgatcAATGCCGTGGAGCAGGATTATCGACTGCCGCCCCCCATGGACTGTCCGACCGCGCTCCATCAGCTGATGCTGGACTGCTGGGTGAAAGAGAGGAATCTCAGGCCCAAGTTCTCGCAGATTGTGAACACGCTGGATAAGCTCATCCGCAACGCGGCCAGCCTGAAGGTGGTCACCAGCACACAGGCAGGGTGAGCGAGACAAGACCGAACACGCCCATCACTATAAGCGCCTTGTGAATCATAGCGAATCACAAGCAACACATGGGTACAGCACAGACATAGACAACACGATATAAGGCATAATAATTCAGGTACTCTAGAACAATCCTTAGAGATTACTGTGTCTCTATATCACATTATAGCTGAAGGCAGATGTTGACACCTATTTCGTAGAAGCCTTTTAATAAGCGAACTATACTTCAAATAGCTGTCACTTGATTTTATAAAATGTGTTCCTGACTCCCTATGGATTCGTTTCATACCACGTAGCTGCACAGGTGGGCTGTTATTTGCACATAAATGGTAACAGATGTTAAGTAAAAATTCTGTACTCTTTGATggtgaaaatgaataaatacatcCACGTGTATCATTTCCCATTCATGTATGTAGCAATATCCTCGCTTGTTGCCCAAAAACAGGTGTAGGGTAACCTGTTATCAAAAGCTTTGCAGGTGTTTAGCGTATCTAGACTGAGGAGTCTATGATAGTGAGAAGTCTTTCTTCAGTAGAGAAATACATCTTATGTATAAcatcttcatccatccatccatccatccatccatccctctatctatccatcttctaaccggTTCTCCAAGTTAGGGTCGTATAATCTATACTGCTCAGAGGTAAAGGAGCCAAAATGAAATTCATCATCATCACTATCTGATCTAAATTTAGTGTGAACTTAACATCACTCTGTGACCCGAAAGCATCATGGCATAAAGAAGCTTTATCGTCTTGGGATGAGTTAGTCGATCGTGACAGGGAAATATTTCGGACAAAAGGGGATATTTAGGATTTCCTTTGCATCACTGAGTAAGGTTAATAAGCTATattaaggggaaaaaacagaTGTGAGCACTTTTAATTAACTAGTGATACTTAAGCAGTGAGTGTACCTACTCCAAAGCAATGAGCGATTAACTGCTGTCTGTATGGACTGGGGTACCTTTATATTGCCAGGGCAGAGTGGTATGTGAACAGGTGCGAACTTATCACTGTAGCAACACAGGTAATGCATGTATCCGGCCACATTTACGTTTTATGAGACCTCAAGGTGTATTTGCTCTTATCTTCCAGCCCTATGGGAAACGTGACATCAGCAGTGTTTGCTGCTGGGGTCCAAACTCACAACAGACTCTGTGCTAATTGGCGTCTGTCCATGTGCGGCTACAAGCCGTCCTTTCAGCAGAGAAGCAGCTCTTCAAAGCATAACTTAAGGCAACCGTGACAATGATTCATTAAGGGTCCTTTTCTGACTGCCTTGTACCTGAGTGCCGTATCTTCAAAAAAGCagggttattaaaaaaaaaaaacataaaaacccCATCGTTCTATACCCCGCTCTACAATAGAGCTTCTGTATAGTATTATTAACCTTTTTTAAGCCtaattttttaatataatgCCATCAAAAGGCAAACAGGATCAACAGAGCAGAGAGAATGTACAGTAGTGCCCTTTCTCTCTCACTCCTTCCCCCCACTTACCCTCTCTCTCTGCAGGCCCATTATTTACTATTTTTCacgctgttttttttcttcttcttttcattaAGCTGTATAATGATGTAGATAATTACTTAGGTCTATTTAAGTTCCTTTTCTTCAGTAGATGAAATTGGACTGAATACTTATTCTAATGCATTGGCTTCCCTGTAAGTGAAAAGCCATCTGTTTGTATGTCCAGTCCAATGCCCCTAGTGGAGGTGTATGAATGTAATCAGATTGGCAGAACAAGCAGGGGGGGTTGTGGTTAAGGTTCTATGGTGGGGACAAACTTTGTTCTAATACCTTCCCTCTTTCTCCATCTATCTttctctctccgtctctcttTCTCCCACCATAGGGTCTCCCAGCCCTTGCTTGACCATTGCATCCCAGACTTTACAACCTTCACCACTGTGGGCGATTGGCTGGACGCCATCAAGATGAGCCGTTACCGTGACAACTTCATTAACGCCGGCTTCACCTCCTTTGACTTAGTGGCACAAATTACTGCAGAGTGAGTGCAACTGGCCAGTGATGGTTTGAGCAGCACTGCTGCATACTCAGGAGAAATAAAGACAGATAAAAATCGTACAATACGGAAGTAGGGTTGTAATTGGCTTGAAAGCCTGTTGTCTGGTTGAGAGGTGGAATATGGAATGTTTTTGAGGTTCTGATACTCATGCTAAGGAGGAAGTAGGTGCCGTGGTAAGCAGGAAGTGGGACGTTTTTTCTGAAGGTTAGAATTTCAAGTAGCAAGTGGCCCCCTGTTGCTGATCCCTTATGTAGAGATTTTACGCAGAATGGAATCAGTAATATGTCGTACA
This window harbors:
- the LOC111860504 gene encoding ephrin type-B receptor 3-like isoform X1, yielding MTMDYLLFLCNFLLPAALAVEETLMDTKWATTELAWTAHPETGWEEVSGYDDAMNPIRTYQVCNVREMNQNNWLRSNFIPRKDVLRVYVEMKFTVRDCNSIPNIPGSCKETFNLFYYESDSDSATATSPFWMENPYVKVDTIAPDESFSMLESGRVNTKVRSFGPLSKAGFYLAFQDLGACMSLISVRVFYKKCSTTIANFAVFPETATGAEATSLVIAPGVCVPNALEVSVPLKLYCNGDGEWMVPVGACTCAAGFEPAVKDTQCQACSPGTFKSRQGEDFCSSCPPNSRTSSGASNICSCRSGYYRADNDSPDSACTSVPSAPRSVISSVNETSLLLEWSEPRDSGGRDDLLYNIICKKCLPEHGACTRCDDNVDISPRHLGLTQRRVAVRNLQAHTQYSFEIQAVNGVSNKSPYPPHFSAVNITTNQAAPSAVPTVHLMGATASTMSLSWLPPEKPNGIILDYEIKYREKDQGEAIAHTMTAQRSSARIEGLKAGTPYIVQVRARTVAGYGRYSSPADFSTNLQRDPEKSLQEQLPLIVGSATAGLVFIIAVVVIAIVCLRKQRNGSESEYTEKLQQYITPGMKVYIDPFTYEDPNEAVREFAKEIDISCVKIEEVIGAGEFGEVCRGRLKQPGRREIIVAIKTLKAGYTERQRRDFLSEASIMGQFDHPNIIRLEGVVTKSRPVMIVTEFMENGALDSFLRMNDGQFTVIQLVGMLRGIAAGMKYLSDMNYVHRDLAARNILVNSNLVCKVSDFGLSRFLEDNTTDPTYTSSLGGKIPIRWTAPEAISYRKFTSASDVWSYGIVMWEVMSYGERPYWDMSNQDVINAVEQDYRLPPPMDCPTALHQLMLDCWVKERNLRPKFSQIVNTLDKLIRNAASLKVVTSTQAGVSQPLLDHCIPDFTTFTTVGDWLDAIKMSRYRDNFINAGFTSFDLVAQITAEDLLRIGVTLAGHQKKILGSIQDMRLQMNQTLPVQV